One genomic region from Hoeflea algicola encodes:
- a CDS encoding NUDIX hydrolase: protein MTTFDRLKSLLDLFRLPAGGGSKPKRQVAAVVVRGTGESREMLLITSRDTGRWIVPKGWVERGEDGVEAALRETWEEAGLIGEACSDVPVGYYRYVKHRPRRGNALCEVEVYLVRMIEQKDQWPEKGQRKRKWFPVAAAISLVSEIELKDVIRDAVQLHKAA, encoded by the coding sequence TGCTGGCGGCGGTAGCAAGCCCAAACGTCAGGTCGCCGCCGTCGTGGTCCGGGGGACGGGCGAAAGCCGTGAAATGCTGTTGATTACCAGCCGCGACACCGGCCGGTGGATTGTGCCCAAGGGCTGGGTTGAACGCGGCGAGGACGGCGTTGAGGCAGCGCTGAGGGAAACCTGGGAAGAAGCGGGCCTGATCGGCGAAGCCTGTTCCGACGTACCGGTGGGCTATTATCGCTATGTCAAGCATCGCCCGCGCCGCGGCAACGCGCTGTGCGAAGTCGAGGTCTATCTGGTCCGAATGATCGAGCAAAAAGATCAGTGGCCTGAAAAGGGCCAGCGCAAGCGCAAGTGGTTTCCAGTCGCCGCGGCAATCAGCCTGGTCAGCGAGATAGAGCTGAAAGACGTGATTCGCGACGCCGTGCAGCTCCACAAGGCTGCCTGA